A window of the Mucilaginibacter sp. cycad4 genome harbors these coding sequences:
- a CDS encoding BatD family protein — translation MKIKLSILTLLLCCSSLVFAQVKFTASVNKTTIGTGEVLEVTFSINANGDRFAPPAFGGFQVVGGPNVSNSVSMINGVTSASIAYGYDLVPTKEGEITIGPATIVSGGRPYSTTPIKIKVVKGQGGQASQQAQQQSSNGPDSRNIQRGRVSDISKSLFLRAEVDKTTAYLGQQITMNLRLYTRVNIANGEPEKIPDLNGFYSQEIKSTNPNAQWRTEILNGVRYNVTDIKQTILFPEHEGNITIEPAIMNFIVRQQAASTSGDPFDAFFGGYEDVKYKVKSTPVVIHVKPLPLAGKPAEFTGAVGKFNIEASLDKNDVKANDAINYTIKVSGTGNLKLLKPINPTFPADFEKYEPKITDTITENAGGSSGNRKYTYLLIPRHQGDFTIDPVKFAYFNPATGRYVSLSTPAFHVKVAKGTGDGSNVTAFSNAGKQDVKVLSNDIRYIKTGTELNEAGSDFYGSGLYYFLLIFGPAGFLGALVYGKWRDKNNADVVGLKSRKAGKIAAKHLASAKQQLNNKKAFYENLFRGLYGYLSDKLNIPYSDLNREKIASELKARSLDESLINEMLDTLDLCEMARYAPVSGITEQQVLDKAQNMINNIENKI, via the coding sequence ATGAAAATTAAACTTTCCATATTAACGCTGCTGCTGTGTTGCTCAAGCCTGGTTTTTGCGCAGGTGAAGTTTACGGCATCGGTAAATAAAACCACCATAGGCACGGGCGAAGTTCTTGAAGTCACTTTTTCCATCAATGCCAATGGCGATCGTTTTGCGCCGCCTGCTTTTGGCGGCTTCCAGGTAGTTGGCGGGCCTAATGTGTCCAACAGCGTATCCATGATCAACGGGGTCACTTCGGCAAGCATAGCATACGGATATGATCTTGTACCAACCAAAGAAGGCGAAATAACCATCGGCCCGGCCACTATCGTATCAGGCGGACGGCCCTACAGCACTACTCCAATTAAAATTAAAGTGGTAAAAGGTCAGGGCGGGCAGGCCAGCCAACAGGCTCAGCAGCAAAGCAGCAATGGCCCGGACAGCCGCAACATTCAGAGGGGACGTGTAAGCGACATTTCTAAATCATTGTTTTTACGTGCCGAGGTTGATAAAACAACAGCTTATCTCGGTCAGCAGATCACGATGAACCTGCGCCTTTACACCCGGGTTAACATCGCCAATGGCGAACCTGAAAAAATCCCTGATCTTAATGGTTTTTACAGCCAGGAAATTAAAAGCACTAACCCAAACGCCCAGTGGCGTACCGAAATCTTAAACGGCGTGCGGTACAACGTGACCGACATTAAACAAACTATCCTGTTCCCCGAGCATGAGGGCAATATCACCATAGAGCCTGCCATTATGAACTTTATAGTGAGGCAGCAGGCCGCTTCAACCTCAGGTGACCCATTCGACGCATTTTTTGGCGGATACGAGGATGTGAAGTATAAGGTAAAAAGTACACCGGTTGTTATCCACGTAAAACCATTACCGCTGGCCGGCAAACCTGCCGAGTTTACCGGCGCTGTGGGCAAGTTTAACATTGAGGCCTCGCTTGATAAAAATGACGTTAAGGCAAACGATGCTATCAATTACACAATAAAGGTAAGCGGTACAGGCAACCTGAAGTTGTTGAAACCGATAAACCCTACCTTCCCGGCCGATTTTGAGAAATATGAACCCAAGATCACCGATACCATTACTGAAAACGCCGGCGGCTCATCAGGTAACAGAAAATACACCTACCTGTTAATCCCAAGGCACCAGGGCGATTTTACTATCGACCCTGTTAAGTTCGCATATTTTAACCCCGCTACAGGCAGGTACGTTTCATTAAGCACCCCGGCATTCCATGTTAAGGTTGCCAAAGGCACCGGAGACGGCAGTAATGTTACCGCCTTTTCAAACGCAGGCAAGCAGGATGTTAAAGTACTGAGCAACGATATCCGCTATATAAAAACAGGTACCGAATTAAACGAAGCAGGCAGCGATTTTTACGGATCGGGGCTGTATTATTTCCTGCTGATCTTCGGTCCGGCAGGTTTCTTAGGTGCTTTAGTTTACGGTAAGTGGCGCGATAAAAACAATGCCGACGTGGTAGGCTTAAAAAGCCGCAAGGCTGGTAAAATAGCCGCTAAACACCTGGCCAGCGCTAAACAACAGTTAAATAATAAAAAAGCCTTTTACGAAAACCTGTTCCGTGGTTTATATGGCTATTTAAGTGATAAGCTCAATATCCCTTACTCAGATCTTAACCGTGAAAAGATAGCATCAGAACTAAAAGCCCGCTCGCTTGATGAAAGTCTCATTAACGAGATGCTTGATACCCTCGACCTTTGCGAAATGGCACGTTATGCCCCGGTATCCGGCATTACCGAACAGCAGGTGCTTGATAAGGCACAAAACATGATCAATAACATTGAAAATAAAATATAA
- a CDS encoding PfkB family carbohydrate kinase encodes MYDICCVGHITLDKVVTPQAVKHMAGGTSFYFSNAIRNMDVKYTLVTSLALSEMPVVDKLRGKGIEVHATTGGETVYFENIYSVNQDHRTQRVLQKADPFTIEQLDEIEADVYHLGPLLADDIPVEFIKALALRGKLSLDAQGYLRKVEDKNVIAIDWPEKREALQYIHILKVNEHEMEVLTGITDIHEGAKVLNEWGVKEVVVTLGSMGSVIYTDGVYYQIPAYKPVEVVDATGCGDTYMAGYLYQRAKGKDFQEAGEFAAAMASFKIESSGPFTGTEEDVLELLAKHSLKPKA; translated from the coding sequence ATGTACGATATTTGTTGTGTAGGGCATATTACGTTAGATAAAGTGGTGACACCGCAAGCGGTGAAACATATGGCTGGCGGTACTTCTTTTTATTTTTCAAACGCCATCCGTAATATGGATGTGAAGTATACCCTGGTTACTTCGCTTGCTTTAAGCGAAATGCCTGTGGTTGATAAGCTCCGGGGCAAGGGTATCGAGGTACATGCAACAACAGGCGGCGAAACAGTTTATTTTGAAAATATTTACTCTGTTAACCAGGACCACCGTACCCAGCGCGTGCTGCAAAAAGCAGACCCTTTTACCATTGAACAGCTTGATGAGATTGAGGCTGATGTTTACCACTTAGGTCCTCTGCTGGCCGATGATATCCCAGTAGAGTTCATTAAAGCACTTGCGCTACGCGGCAAGCTGTCGCTTGATGCGCAGGGCTATCTCCGTAAGGTAGAAGATAAAAATGTAATAGCTATCGACTGGCCCGAAAAACGTGAAGCCCTGCAATATATCCACATCCTGAAAGTGAACGAGCACGAAATGGAGGTGCTCACCGGTATTACTGATATCCATGAAGGCGCCAAAGTTTTGAACGAATGGGGCGTTAAAGAAGTGGTGGTTACACTGGGCAGCATGGGCTCGGTTATTTATACCGATGGTGTTTATTACCAGATCCCGGCTTATAAACCGGTTGAGGTAGTCGATGCTACAGGTTGCGGCGATACCTATATGGCAGGTTATTTATACCAGCGCGCCAAAGGCAAAGATTTCCAGGAAGCCGGTGAATTTGCAGCTGCCATGGCAAGCTTCAAGATCGAATCATCAGGCCCATTTACAGGTACGGAAGAAGATGTGCTGGAGCTGTTAGCAAAACACAGCTTGAAGCCGAAAGCTTAA
- a CDS encoding AAA family ATPase, with amino-acid sequence MQRESAFIDLLIMEMDKVIVGQRYMVERLLIGLLANGHILLEGVPGLAKTLAINTLSRAIQADFSRIQFTPDLLPADVLGTMIYNQKKEEFIVRKGPIFSNFVLADEINRAPAKVQSALLEAMQERQVTIGDTTYKLPDPFLVLATQNPIEQEGTYPLPEAQVDRFMLKVVIKYPNKEDEKKIMRANISPGGMAKPNAIIKPEEIIKARQIVREVYMDEKIEQYIIDIVFATRFPDQFKLAKYKPLITFGASPRASISLALAAKAYAFIKRRGYVIPEDVRAVCHDVLRHRVGLSYEAEAENITSEDIITGILNVVEVP; translated from the coding sequence ATACAAAGGGAAAGCGCGTTTATTGATCTGCTGATCATGGAGATGGATAAAGTGATCGTTGGTCAGCGTTATATGGTTGAGCGCTTGCTGATCGGTTTACTGGCCAATGGGCACATTTTATTGGAAGGTGTACCGGGCCTGGCCAAAACACTGGCCATTAATACGCTGTCAAGAGCTATCCAGGCTGATTTTAGCCGGATCCAGTTCACCCCGGATTTGCTCCCTGCCGACGTATTGGGTACCATGATCTACAATCAAAAAAAGGAAGAGTTTATTGTGCGCAAAGGCCCTATCTTCTCTAACTTTGTTTTGGCCGATGAGATCAACCGTGCGCCAGCCAAAGTGCAAAGCGCGCTGCTTGAAGCCATGCAGGAGCGCCAGGTAACCATTGGCGATACTACTTACAAATTACCCGATCCGTTCCTGGTACTGGCAACCCAAAACCCTATTGAGCAGGAAGGAACCTATCCCCTGCCCGAAGCACAGGTTGACCGTTTTATGCTGAAGGTGGTGATCAAATACCCCAACAAAGAGGATGAGAAAAAGATCATGCGCGCTAACATTTCACCGGGCGGCATGGCAAAACCAAACGCCATCATTAAGCCCGAAGAGATCATTAAAGCCCGCCAGATTGTGCGCGAGGTTTACATGGACGAAAAAATTGAGCAATACATCATTGATATTGTTTTTGCCACCCGCTTTCCCGATCAGTTTAAGCTTGCCAAATACAAGCCGCTTATCACATTTGGCGCATCGCCGAGGGCCAGTATCAGTTTGGCACTTGCAGCCAAGGCCTATGCCTTTATCAAACGCCGGGGCTATGTAATCCCGGAGGATGTACGCGCTGTTTGTCACGATGTGTTAAGGCACCGCGTTGGCTTAAGCTACGAAGCTGAGGCCGAAAACATTACCAGTGAGGATATTATCACCGGCATCCTGAACGTGGTTGAGGTACCGTAA
- a CDS encoding lipoprotein signal peptidase, translating to MKAAYTKPFLTAAFIILADQIIKTWVRAHMQLQDEIRFLGSRGMLHYTENNGMAFGMEWGGDAGKLALTLFRIVAVCGIIYTLIYLIKHKYHRGLIMNVSLILAGAMGNIIDSTFYGIMYKYAPLFHGRVVDMFYFPLLRGTYPSWFPFWAGESFEFFRPVFNLADASICVGVIMILLYQKRYFKHEKPEVASPNSEMVEE from the coding sequence ATGAAGGCCGCTTATACCAAACCTTTTTTAACTGCTGCCTTCATCATCCTTGCCGACCAGATTATTAAAACCTGGGTTCGCGCACATATGCAGCTCCAGGACGAAATTCGTTTCCTGGGAAGCAGGGGCATGCTGCACTACACCGAAAACAACGGTATGGCATTTGGTATGGAATGGGGCGGCGATGCGGGTAAACTGGCTTTAACGCTGTTTCGCATAGTTGCGGTTTGCGGTATAATTTACACCCTTATTTATTTAATTAAACACAAATACCACCGCGGGCTCATCATGAACGTGTCGCTCATTTTAGCCGGCGCCATGGGCAACATCATTGATTCAACCTTTTATGGTATAATGTATAAATACGCGCCTTTATTTCACGGCCGTGTGGTTGATATGTTTTACTTCCCGCTGCTGCGTGGTACTTACCCATCATGGTTTCCATTTTGGGCAGGCGAATCGTTCGAGTTTTTCAGGCCTGTATTTAACCTGGCCGATGCTTCTATCTGCGTAGGCGTAATTATGATACTGCTATACCAGAAACGCTATTTCAAACACGAAAAACCCGAAGTAGCCAGCCCCAACAGCGAAATGGTTGAAGAATAA
- a CDS encoding DUF58 domain-containing protein, producing MAKDTKDLLKKVRKIEIKTRGLSNHLFSGEYHSAFKGRGMAFSEVREYQVGDEIRTIDWNVTARFNHPYVKVFDEERELTVMILMDVSGSENFGTQTQQKQDLATELCAVLAFSAIQNNDKVGIIFFSDKIEKFIPPKKGRSHILMIIRELIAFQPENKGTNVAEALKYFTSVIKKKCTAFVISDFITSEFENELKIANKKHDIIAVKLYDKHEEEFPNLGLIPVKDEESGHIMWVNTGDKAVRDAFKWDAVKRNAALQDAFRRSGVDYTTIGTHESYVKPLMTLFKKREGRR from the coding sequence ATGGCTAAAGACACCAAGGATCTGCTAAAAAAGGTAAGAAAGATAGAGATCAAAACCCGTGGCTTAAGTAACCACTTATTTTCGGGCGAATATCATTCGGCTTTCAAGGGGCGCGGTATGGCCTTTAGCGAGGTGCGTGAATACCAGGTTGGCGACGAGATCCGTACCATTGACTGGAACGTGACCGCCCGCTTTAACCACCCTTATGTAAAAGTATTTGACGAGGAGCGCGAACTCACCGTTATGATATTGATGGATGTGAGCGGGTCTGAAAACTTCGGTACGCAAACCCAGCAAAAGCAGGACCTTGCTACCGAGCTTTGCGCAGTGCTGGCCTTTTCGGCCATCCAAAACAATGACAAGGTGGGTATCATATTTTTTAGCGATAAGATCGAAAAATTTATTCCGCCCAAAAAAGGCCGCAGCCATATCCTGATGATCATCCGCGAGCTGATCGCTTTTCAGCCCGAAAACAAAGGCACCAACGTAGCCGAAGCGCTGAAATACTTTACAAGTGTTATCAAAAAGAAATGTACGGCTTTTGTGATCTCTGATTTTATTACCTCGGAGTTTGAGAACGAGCTCAAGATCGCCAATAAAAAGCATGATATCATTGCCGTAAAGCTGTATGATAAACACGAAGAAGAGTTTCCTAACCTCGGTCTCATCCCGGTTAAGGACGAAGAAAGCGGGCATATCATGTGGGTAAATACCGGCGATAAAGCTGTGCGCGACGCGTTTAAATGGGACGCCGTGAAACGCAACGCCGCCCTGCAGGATGCCTTCCGCCGTTCGGGGGTTGATTACACTACCATTGGCACACATGAATCATACGTTAAACCATTAATGACATTATTTAAAAAGCGGGAAGGCCGACGTTAA
- a CDS encoding VWA domain-containing protein, with product MIWFKGIEFAHPGFFWLFISIPLMVGWYTWKQKQLQGNLAMPTIRGFAMITKSMLPRFRHLGIILRSLAMAALIIALARPQSSLSWQDTTTEGIDIVIASDISGSMLAEDFKPNRLEAGKNIAIDFIQNRPNDRIGLVVFSGESFTQCPLTIDHSVLVNLYADIKNGMIEDGTAIGMGLATAVNRLKDSEAKSKVVILLTDGSNNSGSIPPVTAAEIAKQFGVRVYTVGIGTNGFAPYPVQTPMGIQYQRLKVDIDEGTLSKIATITGGKYFRATNNSALKDIYEQIDKLEKAKIDVTQYRKKTERFLPFAIIALALLSLEFLTRNTLLKGAIT from the coding sequence ATGATTTGGTTTAAAGGAATAGAATTTGCTCATCCGGGCTTTTTCTGGCTGTTTATCAGCATCCCCCTTATGGTGGGCTGGTACACCTGGAAGCAAAAGCAGCTGCAGGGCAACCTGGCCATGCCTACCATCAGGGGTTTTGCCATGATCACCAAAAGCATGCTGCCCCGTTTCAGGCATTTGGGTATCATCTTACGTTCACTGGCAATGGCCGCGCTTATTATAGCGCTGGCAAGGCCGCAATCGTCATTAAGCTGGCAGGATACCACCACCGAAGGTATCGACATTGTAATTGCTTCGGATATTTCAGGTAGTATGCTTGCCGAAGACTTTAAGCCCAACAGGCTTGAGGCGGGCAAAAACATAGCCATCGATTTTATCCAGAACCGCCCGAACGACAGGATAGGCCTGGTAGTTTTCAGTGGTGAAAGCTTTACACAATGTCCGCTTACCATTGATCATTCGGTACTGGTAAACCTTTATGCCGATATCAAAAACGGGATGATTGAAGATGGTACCGCCATTGGTATGGGCCTGGCCACAGCCGTAAACCGTTTAAAAGATAGTGAGGCCAAAAGTAAAGTAGTGATCCTGCTTACCGATGGTTCAAACAACTCGGGCTCTATCCCCCCGGTTACCGCTGCTGAAATTGCCAAACAGTTTGGCGTTAGGGTTTATACGGTAGGCATTGGCACCAACGGCTTTGCGCCGTACCCGGTTCAAACACCAATGGGCATTCAGTACCAGCGCCTGAAGGTTGATATTGATGAAGGTACACTGAGCAAAATTGCCACCATTACCGGCGGTAAATACTTCAGGGCAACCAACAACAGCGCTTTGAAGGATATTTACGAACAGATTGACAAACTGGAAAAAGCCAAGATAGATGTTACCCAATACCGCAAAAAAACCGAACGCTTTTTGCCGTTCGCTATTATTGCGCTGGCACTTTTATCGTTAGAATTTTTAACAAGAAACACCCTGCTTAAGGGAGCTATAACATAA
- a CDS encoding tetratricopeptide repeat protein yields the protein MMKRIIYLLLIIVMPIYALANDEANILLKKGNDQYAKGQYKEAITTYQKIVNDGHQSALVYYNLGNAYFKNEDVPSALLYYEKAHKLSPGDDDINFNIQFANQKTADKVEAGTEFFITKWWHSFILRFSLTTLAVLTILFIIAGSALLIVYRFTNSVSIKKWSFYSALVILLLGFASMFVASRQDQYFDAHHGAIIFSTSVNVKSAPTPNAKNLFLIHDGTKVEILEDNNGWMKIRLASGNEGWINASDAKEI from the coding sequence ATGATGAAGCGCATTATATACTTACTGCTCATCATCGTTATGCCGATATATGCATTAGCTAACGATGAAGCTAACATCCTGTTAAAAAAAGGGAACGACCAGTACGCCAAAGGCCAGTACAAGGAAGCTATAACCACCTATCAGAAAATTGTGAACGATGGGCACCAGTCGGCATTGGTTTATTATAATTTGGGCAACGCTTATTTTAAAAATGAGGATGTACCATCGGCCCTGTTATATTATGAAAAGGCGCACAAGCTTTCGCCCGGCGATGATGATATCAATTTCAACATTCAGTTTGCCAATCAAAAAACAGCAGATAAGGTAGAGGCCGGCACCGAGTTTTTCATTACCAAATGGTGGCACTCGTTCATTCTCCGTTTTTCGTTAACTACTTTAGCCGTTCTGACAATCCTGTTTATTATTGCAGGTTCGGCCTTACTTATAGTTTACAGGTTTACCAATTCGGTAAGCATTAAAAAGTGGTCGTTTTATTCGGCTTTAGTGATATTGCTTTTGGGTTTTGCAAGCATGTTTGTGGCAAGCCGCCAGGATCAATATTTTGACGCACACCATGGCGCAATCATTTTCAGCACATCGGTAAACGTAAAAAGTGCTCCCACGCCAAACGCTAAAAACCTGTTCCTGATCCATGACGGCACCAAGGTTGAAATTTTAGAAGATAATAACGGCTGGATGAAAATCAGGCTGGCCAGCGGCAACGAGGGTTGGATCAATGCTTCTGATGCTAAAGAAATATAA
- a CDS encoding VWA domain-containing protein: MLRFANTEFLWGLLAIPLLLFIFLRVNWWKRKAIASLGNKEVVMQLMPQVSFSRPWIKFIFFILAYVLVIIGIADPQLGSKTEEVKRKGADLMILLDVSNSMLAQDLAPNRLENAKRALSQLIDKLHDDRIGIVVFAGQAYVQLPVTTDYAAAKLFLNTINTEMVPTQGTAIGAAINLGMQSFDFKNGTGKSIIIITDGENHEDDAVSAAKAALARNVTVNVVGVGSEEGAPIPIYQNGKQTGFHNDSTGHPVVSKLNEQMGKEIAEAGNGVYVRANNANSGLNIVMDQIAKVQRKMTDTKQFKDFEDRFQFFLAIAFVLLLAEFFISIRKNMRLSKIKLFEVKNT, from the coding sequence ATGCTACGTTTTGCAAATACAGAATTTTTATGGGGATTGCTTGCTATTCCGCTGCTGCTCTTTATTTTTTTGAGGGTAAACTGGTGGAAACGTAAAGCCATTGCCTCATTGGGCAACAAGGAGGTAGTGATGCAGCTGATGCCCCAGGTTTCTTTTTCGCGCCCCTGGATCAAGTTCATCTTTTTCATTTTAGCATATGTCCTTGTTATTATTGGCATTGCCGATCCGCAGCTGGGTTCAAAAACCGAAGAGGTAAAACGTAAAGGCGCCGACCTGATGATCCTGCTCGATGTATCAAACAGTATGCTGGCGCAGGACCTCGCCCCTAACCGATTAGAAAACGCTAAACGTGCGCTATCTCAATTGATTGATAAACTGCATGATGACCGTATCGGCATTGTGGTGTTTGCAGGCCAGGCTTATGTACAACTTCCGGTAACTACCGATTATGCAGCAGCCAAACTGTTCCTTAACACCATTAATACCGAAATGGTGCCAACACAGGGTACTGCCATTGGTGCGGCGATTAATTTAGGGATGCAGTCGTTTGATTTTAAGAACGGAACGGGCAAATCCATCATCATTATTACTGATGGCGAAAACCATGAGGACGATGCTGTATCGGCAGCCAAAGCCGCTTTAGCCAGAAATGTTACGGTGAATGTGGTTGGCGTAGGTTCGGAAGAAGGTGCACCAATCCCCATTTATCAAAACGGCAAACAAACCGGTTTCCATAATGATAGTACCGGCCACCCCGTGGTGAGCAAGCTGAATGAGCAAATGGGCAAGGAGATTGCTGAAGCAGGAAATGGTGTTTATGTGCGCGCAAATAATGCCAACAGTGGTCTTAACATTGTGATGGACCAGATAGCCAAAGTGCAGCGCAAAATGACCGACACCAAACAGTTTAAAGATTTTGAAGACAGGTTCCAGTTTTTCCTGGCCATTGCCTTTGTACTGTTACTGGCCGAGTTCTTTATCTCTATCCGTAAAAACATGCGCCTGAGCAAGATCAAATTATTTGAAGTAAAAAACACATGA
- a CDS encoding glycosyltransferase family 1 protein produces the protein MKKIRVVFFAEILIEDFDGAVRTMYQLIKRIDRDIFEFLFVYGAGPDSIAGFESLKVPALTLPINTGYTMAIPALVMSELKEEIDSFSPDVVHIATPSLLGNFALKYAAQHGLPVISIYHTHFISYIDYYLKHTPFLINKVKQIMAESHEAFYNQCDQVYVPSVSMKEELIDIGVDTYRMKLWQRGMDTKLFSPRNKNGKAMRALTGNDNPTILFASRLVWEKNLETLFEIYTIMQNQHPEVNFIIAGDGVARKVCEMRMKNAVFTGKVDHKTLSVLYASSTLFLFPSVSETYGNVVLEAMASGLPCIIADGGGSKDFIEQGINGFKCEPYNAACYVERIELLLKSNSLREQFIEEGLQYSSRLSWEHLASVYFDDLAEMADVDVLSVVNSKQFLK, from the coding sequence ATGAAAAAGATCAGAGTAGTTTTTTTTGCCGAGATACTTATTGAAGATTTTGATGGCGCGGTACGCACCATGTACCAGCTCATTAAACGGATTGACCGTGATATTTTTGAATTTTTGTTCGTATATGGTGCCGGTCCGGATAGTATAGCGGGCTTTGAATCACTAAAAGTTCCGGCTTTAACGCTGCCTATTAATACAGGCTATACCATGGCCATACCCGCCCTGGTTATGAGCGAGCTGAAGGAAGAGATTGATAGCTTTTCGCCTGATGTTGTACACATCGCCACGCCATCGCTATTAGGTAATTTCGCTTTAAAATATGCAGCACAGCATGGTTTGCCTGTCATTAGCATCTATCATACCCATTTTATTTCCTATATCGATTATTACCTGAAACATACCCCTTTTTTGATCAATAAGGTTAAGCAAATAATGGCCGAAAGCCACGAGGCTTTTTATAACCAGTGCGACCAGGTATACGTGCCTTCGGTAAGTATGAAGGAAGAGCTGATTGATATTGGAGTGGATACCTACCGTATGAAGCTTTGGCAAAGGGGAATGGACACTAAACTATTTTCGCCCCGGAATAAAAACGGCAAGGCCATGCGTGCGCTAACCGGAAATGATAACCCCACTATTTTGTTTGCAAGCCGCCTGGTTTGGGAGAAAAACCTGGAGACCTTGTTTGAGATTTATACCATTATGCAAAATCAGCACCCGGAGGTTAACTTTATTATTGCAGGCGACGGCGTAGCACGCAAGGTATGTGAAATGAGGATGAAAAATGCAGTATTTACCGGTAAGGTTGATCATAAAACACTTTCGGTTTTATACGCGTCATCCACTTTGTTCCTGTTCCCTTCCGTATCCGAAACTTATGGCAATGTGGTGCTTGAGGCTATGGCATCGGGCCTGCCGTGTATTATAGCAGATGGCGGCGGTTCAAAAGATTTTATTGAGCAGGGCATTAATGGTTTTAAATGCGAGCCTTATAATGCCGCCTGCTATGTTGAAAGGATTGAATTACTGCTTAAAAGCAATAGCTTAAGAGAACAGTTTATTGAAGAGGGGCTTCAATACAGCAGCCGGTTAAGCTGGGAACATCTGGCATCGGTATATTTTGATGACCTGGCCGAGATGGCTGATGTGGATGTATTGAGCGTGGTAAATTCTAAACAATTCTTAAAGTGA
- a CDS encoding TraR/DksA C4-type zinc finger protein: MKQEQEKTRYSEADLQEFKGIILDKMRIAREELNSLATSLSSPNANGTDDTAGTYKTLEDGSATLEKEQINQLAARQKKFIEQLEAALVRIENKTYGVCRETGKLIPKERLRAVPHTTLSMEAKLKQ, encoded by the coding sequence ATGAAACAAGAACAAGAAAAAACCAGATATTCTGAAGCTGACCTGCAGGAATTTAAAGGGATTATCCTGGATAAAATGCGCATAGCCCGCGAGGAATTAAACTCATTGGCTACGTCATTGAGTTCGCCTAATGCCAACGGCACTGATGATACCGCCGGTACTTACAAAACATTGGAGGATGGTTCGGCTACGCTTGAAAAAGAGCAGATAAACCAACTGGCCGCACGTCAGAAAAAATTTATTGAGCAGCTTGAAGCCGCGCTTGTGCGTATTGAAAATAAAACTTACGGTGTTTGCCGCGAAACAGGCAAGCTGATCCCGAAAGAGCGTTTACGTGCGGTGCCGCATACTACGCTTTCAATGGAAGCTAAATTAAAGCAATAA
- a CDS encoding tetratricopeptide repeat protein, with translation MKQYIIAILLVLQASFLFAQQERKYLRQGDELYQQKKYKEAEAAYRLAMSKKAKTLEGNFNLGDAMFKQKKYDDAAAQFNKLATASIDKNVKAGAYHNIGNSFLTQKKYQESIDAYKKALVNNPKDEETRYNLAYAQKMLKNQQDKNKGGGGNKNNKDKDKNKDKNKDNKDNKDKDKDKKDQDKNKQDQDKKDQDKQNQDQKNQQGQQPNQLSKDDAQRMLDALNNDEKQTQDKLKNKKLKGAKVPISKDW, from the coding sequence ATGAAGCAATATATCATAGCTATTTTATTAGTGCTGCAGGCTTCATTTCTTTTTGCCCAGCAGGAAAGAAAATACCTGAGGCAGGGTGACGAACTCTATCAGCAAAAAAAGTATAAAGAAGCTGAAGCAGCATACCGCCTGGCCATGAGCAAAAAGGCCAAAACCCTTGAGGGTAATTTTAACCTTGGCGACGCCATGTTTAAGCAGAAGAAATATGACGATGCAGCCGCGCAGTTCAATAAGCTGGCAACGGCATCCATTGATAAAAATGTGAAGGCAGGTGCCTATCATAATATCGGCAACTCTTTTCTGACCCAAAAAAAATACCAGGAAAGTATCGATGCCTATAAAAAAGCACTTGTTAATAATCCAAAAGATGAGGAAACCCGGTATAACCTTGCTTATGCCCAAAAAATGCTAAAAAACCAACAGGACAAGAATAAAGGCGGCGGGGGCAACAAGAATAATAAGGACAAGGACAAAAACAAGGATAAGAATAAAGATAACAAAGACAATAAGGACAAGGATAAAGACAAAAAAGACCAGGATAAAAATAAGCAGGACCAGGACAAGAAGGATCAGGATAAGCAAAACCAGGATCAGAAAAATCAACAAGGACAGCAGCCAAACCAGTTGTCAAAAGATGATGCCCAGCGGATGCTTGATGCCCTCAACAATGATGAAAAGCAAACCCAGGATAAGCTCAAGAATAAAAAATTAAAGGGCGCTAAAGTTCCCATTTCAAAAGATTGGTAA